The following coding sequences lie in one Flavobacterium cyclinae genomic window:
- a CDS encoding M1 family aminopeptidase, producing the protein MKKITFNLLLLFGVFCFAQTDNNEFDRMVEAEMKSASSLQNLRVNPNTQNYDITYHELRFTVNPNNTTPYINGIVKTTFTALSDMNTVTFDMATALVVSSVTMNSSNLTFNQSNYELNINLPSTLTTGTSATVEITYAGSPPQAEGGFTRSTHSGTPVIYTLSEPFGARDWWPCKQDLTDKIDSFDIYITCPDTYIGVSNGLLQSSTTSGGNTTRHFKHNFPIPAYLISLNVTNYTTYNIQAGLGTLENPYFPINNYLYPESNTATTRSAIDVTVPIMNVFEEKVGFYPYRSEQYGHVQFGWGGGMEHTTMSSMGGWSRSLIAHELGHQWFGDKITCGTWKDIWLNEGLTEYMAGIVVEALDGDAAFVSWKNSKISNITSQTSGAVYLTDAEALDVNRIFSSRLSYNKGSMVTHMLRWVMGDANFFQALRNYLSDSNLAFGYAITNDLKGHLEAVHGNSLSEFFNDWIYMQGYPTYTIIAQNWGAGQAKITVNQVQSHASVTFFEMPLEIRLTGAGGLVHDVVVNNNTNNEEFIVSVPFEVTGVQFDPNKHIISKNNVATLTNEAFELEQTISVYPNPANDEIHIMMPTTTQLEKVEIYNTLGQLMATHQTADFRIDNLSSGMHVLKIVTSEGAIHKNFIKK; encoded by the coding sequence ATGAAAAAAATTACTTTTAATTTACTTCTATTATTTGGCGTTTTTTGTTTTGCCCAAACAGACAATAACGAATTTGATAGAATGGTGGAAGCTGAAATGAAATCAGCATCTTCTTTACAAAACCTTCGAGTAAATCCCAATACTCAAAATTATGACATAACCTATCATGAGTTGCGATTTACAGTTAACCCAAATAATACAACGCCTTACATAAATGGTATTGTAAAAACTACTTTTACAGCTTTATCTGATATGAATACCGTTACATTTGATATGGCAACGGCCTTAGTGGTAAGTTCTGTTACAATGAATAGTTCTAATCTTACATTTAATCAGAGTAATTATGAACTCAATATAAATTTGCCTTCTACACTTACTACAGGGACAAGTGCAACAGTTGAAATTACGTACGCAGGTTCTCCGCCTCAAGCAGAAGGTGGATTTACTAGAAGCACACATAGTGGAACGCCTGTTATTTATACACTTTCTGAGCCATTTGGAGCAAGAGATTGGTGGCCGTGTAAACAAGATTTAACAGACAAAATAGATAGTTTTGATATTTACATTACCTGTCCTGATACTTACATTGGAGTTTCGAATGGTTTGCTTCAAAGTTCAACAACTTCTGGAGGAAATACAACTCGTCATTTTAAACATAACTTTCCAATTCCAGCGTATTTAATATCATTAAATGTTACAAATTATACAACGTATAACATTCAAGCGGGATTAGGAACTTTAGAAAATCCATACTTTCCTATTAATAATTATTTGTATCCTGAAAGCAATACAGCAACCACTAGAAGTGCCATTGATGTAACGGTTCCAATTATGAATGTTTTTGAAGAGAAAGTTGGGTTTTATCCGTATCGTTCTGAGCAATATGGTCACGTCCAATTTGGATGGGGAGGAGGAATGGAACATACTACAATGTCTTCAATGGGAGGTTGGAGTAGAAGTTTAATTGCGCATGAATTAGGTCATCAATGGTTTGGCGACAAGATTACTTGTGGTACTTGGAAAGATATTTGGTTAAATGAAGGTTTAACAGAATATATGGCAGGAATAGTAGTAGAAGCTTTGGATGGTGATGCTGCTTTTGTGTCTTGGAAAAATTCAAAAATTTCAAATATAACTTCACAAACTAGTGGAGCGGTGTATTTAACAGATGCAGAAGCTTTAGATGTTAATCGAATTTTCAGCAGTAGACTGTCATACAATAAAGGTTCAATGGTGACTCACATGTTACGTTGGGTTATGGGTGACGCTAATTTCTTTCAAGCTTTACGAAATTACCTTTCAGATAGTAATTTGGCTTTTGGTTATGCTATAACTAATGATTTAAAAGGACATTTAGAAGCTGTTCATGGCAATAGTTTATCAGAATTTTTTAATGATTGGATTTACATGCAAGGATATCCAACATACACTATCATAGCTCAAAATTGGGGAGCGGGACAAGCAAAAATCACAGTTAATCAAGTGCAATCTCATGCATCGGTAACCTTTTTTGAAATGCCGTTAGAAATTCGACTTACTGGCGCTGGAGGTTTGGTTCATGATGTGGTAGTAAATAATAATACTAATAATGAAGAATTTATTGTTTCAGTTCCATTTGAAGTAACGGGAGTTCAGTTTGATCCAAACAAGCATATTATTTCTAAAAACAATGTAGCAACATTGACAAATGAAGCGTTTGAGTTAGAACAAACTATTTCGGTTTACCCAAATCCTGCCAATGATGAAATTCACATTATGATGCCGACAACTACACAATTAGAAAAAGTTGAAATTTACAATACTTTAGGTCAGTTAATGGCAACACATCAAACAGCTGATTTTAGAATTGATAATTTGAGTTCAGGTATGCATGTGTTGAAAATCGTAACTTCTGAAGGAGCAATTCATAAAAATTTTATAAAAAAATAG